One region of Mangifera indica cultivar Alphonso chromosome 3, CATAS_Mindica_2.1, whole genome shotgun sequence genomic DNA includes:
- the LOC123211051 gene encoding uncharacterized protein LOC123211051 has translation MGKGKTRGNRSLGLMVLVVIVLLLAGMCEIKIIASAELSDAQCKEERRIALNDCKAVLYGKLPTPACCERARVSHIECICPVITPKLAALIDVNRAIRLIEGCGRRVPRHFKCGSITTP, from the exons ATGGGGAAGGGAAAAACAAGGGGAAATAGATCATTAGGCTTGATGGTTTTAGTAGTTATAGTTTTATTACTAGCGGGAATGTGCGAGATAAAGATCATAGCAAGTGCAGAGCTCAGTGATGCCCAGTGCAAAGAAGAAAGGAGAATTGCGCTTAACGACTGCAAAGCGGTGCTGTACGGGAAGCTTCCCACACCGGCGTGCTGTGAGCGAGCCAGAGTTAGCCATATCGAGTGCATATGTCCTGTTATTACGCCCAAGTTGGCTGCTCTTATCGACGTCAACCGTGCCATCCGCCTCATTGAAGGCTGCGGAAGAAGAGTCCCTCGTCACTTCAAGTGTGGCA GTATCACAACTCCATGA
- the LOC123211221 gene encoding uncharacterized protein LOC123211221 isoform X1, with protein MGRIPNDPEASRFASLVLLSLGLISCAVVYTFLSFIIKSSDATFNADLDSTTSMKESEIGECCQGIENLELWGAAVKWGSEFKFNTSKECCEACKAMCTGNDGPCLCDTWVFCGNKDACGSRFGECWLKKQKDVLAPDRQDAGKTVMWTSGLIYGKGEGIIALETEYGTLHMKLLPECAPHSMAYILELLTLRHCAGCQFYRGESRGESWDVEGNHINNAPFGPPFGLIQGTLEAQGTTFKEIPREVCPLISRGSVAWVGSGPEFFISLANHQEWKNSYTVFGSVLPEDMGIAEKIAELPTKSDVWNGINVTILEKPVALKLRRMKPRLAYLNSNTKSE; from the exons ATGGGTCGCATACCAAACGACCCTGAAGCCTCCCGTTTCGCCTCTCTCGTTCTCCTTTCCTTGGGCTTGATCTCCTGCGCTGTAGTCTATACATTCCTCTCTTTTATCATCAAATCAAGTGACGCCACTTTCAATGCGGACCTCGACTCTACAACGTCTATGAAAGAGAGTGAAATTGGCGAGTGTTGTCAAGGGATTGAGAATTTGGAGCTGTGGGGCGCTGCTGTGAAGTGGGGGtctgagtttaagtttaatacCTCTAAAGAATGCTGCGAGGCTTGTAAGGCCATGTGCACTGGCAATGATGGGCCTTGCCTGTGTGATACTTGGGTGTTTTGTGGGAATAAGGATGCTTGTGGATCAAGATTCGGTGAA TGCTGGttgaagaaacaaaaagatGTCTTGGCCCCTGATCGGCAAGACGCAGGAAAAACAGTTATGTGGACTTCTGGACTCATCTATGGAAAAGGAGAG gGAATTATTGCCTTGGAAACAGAATATGGAACTCTCCATATGAAA CTTCTCCCTGAGTGTGCCCCACATTCTATGGCCTACATTCTCGAGTTGTTGACTTTACGCCATTGTGCTGGTTGCCAATTTTATCGTGGAGAGAGTCGTGGTGAATCTTGGGATGTGGAAGGAAACCACATAAATAAT GCTCCTTTTGGCCCTCCGTTTGGATTAATTCAAGGAACACTGGAAGCTCAAGGAACCACTTTTAAGGAGATTCCAAGAGAAGTGTGCCCTTTGATCAGTAGAGGTTCAGTTGCATGGGTTGGTTCGGGTCCAGAATTTTTTATAAGCCTAGCGAACCACCAAGAGTGGAAAAATTCATACACTGTTTTTGGTTCTGTTCTTCCGGAAGACATGGGAATTGCAGAGAAAATCGCAGAGCTCCCCACAAAATCAGATGTTTGGAATGGTATAAATGTGACAATATTGGAAAAACCTGTTGCCTTGAAGTTGAGAAGAATGAAGCCAAGGCTTGCGTATCTAAATTCAAACACGAAATCAGAGTAA
- the LOC123211221 gene encoding uncharacterized protein LOC123211221 isoform X2: MGRIPNDPEASRFASLVLLSLGLISCAVVYTFLSFIIKSSDATFNADLDSTTSMKESEIGECCQGIENLELWGAAVKWGSEFKFNTSKECCEACKAMCTGNDGPCLCDTWVFCGNKDACGSRFGECWLKKQKDVLAPDRQDAGKTVMWTSGLIYGKGELLPECAPHSMAYILELLTLRHCAGCQFYRGESRGESWDVEGNHINNAPFGPPFGLIQGTLEAQGTTFKEIPREVCPLISRGSVAWVGSGPEFFISLANHQEWKNSYTVFGSVLPEDMGIAEKIAELPTKSDVWNGINVTILEKPVALKLRRMKPRLAYLNSNTKSE; the protein is encoded by the exons ATGGGTCGCATACCAAACGACCCTGAAGCCTCCCGTTTCGCCTCTCTCGTTCTCCTTTCCTTGGGCTTGATCTCCTGCGCTGTAGTCTATACATTCCTCTCTTTTATCATCAAATCAAGTGACGCCACTTTCAATGCGGACCTCGACTCTACAACGTCTATGAAAGAGAGTGAAATTGGCGAGTGTTGTCAAGGGATTGAGAATTTGGAGCTGTGGGGCGCTGCTGTGAAGTGGGGGtctgagtttaagtttaatacCTCTAAAGAATGCTGCGAGGCTTGTAAGGCCATGTGCACTGGCAATGATGGGCCTTGCCTGTGTGATACTTGGGTGTTTTGTGGGAATAAGGATGCTTGTGGATCAAGATTCGGTGAA TGCTGGttgaagaaacaaaaagatGTCTTGGCCCCTGATCGGCAAGACGCAGGAAAAACAGTTATGTGGACTTCTGGACTCATCTATGGAAAAGGAGAG CTTCTCCCTGAGTGTGCCCCACATTCTATGGCCTACATTCTCGAGTTGTTGACTTTACGCCATTGTGCTGGTTGCCAATTTTATCGTGGAGAGAGTCGTGGTGAATCTTGGGATGTGGAAGGAAACCACATAAATAAT GCTCCTTTTGGCCCTCCGTTTGGATTAATTCAAGGAACACTGGAAGCTCAAGGAACCACTTTTAAGGAGATTCCAAGAGAAGTGTGCCCTTTGATCAGTAGAGGTTCAGTTGCATGGGTTGGTTCGGGTCCAGAATTTTTTATAAGCCTAGCGAACCACCAAGAGTGGAAAAATTCATACACTGTTTTTGGTTCTGTTCTTCCGGAAGACATGGGAATTGCAGAGAAAATCGCAGAGCTCCCCACAAAATCAGATGTTTGGAATGGTATAAATGTGACAATATTGGAAAAACCTGTTGCCTTGAAGTTGAGAAGAATGAAGCCAAGGCTTGCGTATCTAAATTCAAACACGAAATCAGAGTAA
- the LOC123211220 gene encoding DNA repair endonuclease UVH1 isoform X2, translating into MVLGFHEHIITDLLEESSGGLVVLSSGLSLPKLISSLLLLHSPSQGTLLLLSSSSSLKSQILHFLSPHSPNHIPSEITADLSVSHRHSLYSSGQIFFITARIFIVDLLTQKLPTSHIAGIIILNAHTLSDSSTETFICRIVKSFNKKAYIRAFSDKPTAMVSGFSKTERIMKSLFIRKLHLWPRFQVNVSEELERDPPVVVDIRVPMTKYMVGIQKAVLEVMDACLKEMRKTNKVDVEDLTVENGLFKSFDEIVRRQLDPIWHTLGKKTRQLVSDLKTLRKLLEYLVRYDAVSFLKYLDTLRVSESFRSVWIFAESSYKIFDYAKKRVYRLMRSDSVKLEGQSTSMTRKKRKLKGAENNENEDAGTLSSSTNTVVLEEVLEEAPKWKVLREVLQEIEEERQKQATSKEEVLHEDKESDHSIVLVVCKDERSCMQLEDFIMNDSQKVMREEWEKYLLSKVELRAVQISNKKKKLKEPKGYGILDGAVPVTPAQNAEASSVSNQEHDALLAAASEIRNRAISDDVSGDDPSTLVGNSGHREGRGKGKGRKGQANVWQSRNGVNKSNKKASTEDKSEISGSENEGQADKIQLGATNSNSEDTVKSAFVDKESTEVQKFEASIRRENSAFESLIRQKSLMMIPVDQDGHCLAVSSSVETQATSSQNAITRKAGGRKEAEKEMQVIVDMREFMSSLPNVLHQKGMRIIPVTLEVGDYILSPLICVERKSIQDLFTSFTSGRLYHQVETMVRYYRIPVLLIEFSQDKSFSFQSASDIGDDVTPHNIISKLSLLVLHFPRLRVIWSRSLHATAEIFASLKANQDEPEEAKAIRVGVPSEEGVVENDVRAENYNTSAVEFLRRLPGVTDANYRSIMDGCKSLAELALLPVEKLGELMGGQKAAQTLRDFLDAKYPTLL; encoded by the exons ATGGTGCTTGGATTTCATGAGCACATAATTACAGACCTCCTGGAGGAGAGTAGCGGAGGTTTAGTGGTTCTCTCCTCCGGCCTTTCCCTCCCTAAACTCATCTCCTCTCTTCTCCTCCTCCATTCTCCTTCCCAAGGCACTCTCCTCCtcctttcttcctcttcttctctcaAGTCCCAAATTCTCCACTTCCTTTCTCCTCATTCACCCAACCATATCCCCTCCGAAATCACCGCCGATCTCTCCGTCTCCCACCGCCATTCCCTCTACTCCTCTGGCCAAATCTTCTTCATCACTGCCAGAATTTTCATCGTTGACCTTTTGACCCAAAAATTGCCCACTTCTCATATCGCCGGCATCATCATTCTCAACGCTCATACTCTCTCTGATTCCTCCACTGAAACTTTTATTTGTAGAATTGTCAAGTCCTTCAACAAGAAGGCTTATATTCGCGCCTTTTCTGATAAACCCACTGCTATGGTTTCCGGGTTTTCCAAGACTGAGAGGATAATGAAGAGTTTGTTTATCAGGAAGCTTCATTTGTGGCCCAGATTTCAAGTGAATGTGTCTGAGGAGCTGGAGAGAGACCCTCCGGTGGTGGTGGATATAAGGGTGCCCATGACTAAATATATGGTAGGAATACAGAAAGCTGTTCTGGAAGTGATGGATGCTTGTTTGAAGGAGATGAGGAAGACTAATAAGGTTGATGTGGAGGATCTGACGGTGGAGAATGGCTTGTTCAAATCGTTTGATGAAATTGTTAGGAGACAGTTGGATCCCATTTGGCATACATTGGGGAAGAAGACCAGGCAGTTGGTTTCTGATTTGAAGACTTTGAGGAAGTTGTTGGAATATCTTGTAAG GTACGATGCAGTGAGTTTTTTGAAGTATTTGGATACACTGAGGGTATCAGAGAGTTTCCGGTCTGTTTGGATATTTGCAGAGTCCAGCTATAAGATATTTGACTATGCAAAGAAGCGTGTTTACCGCTTAATGAGGTCAGATAGTGTAAAACTGGAAGGGCAAAGTACAAGCATGAcgaggaaaaagagaaaactgaAAGGAgctgaaaataatgaaaatgaag ATGCTGGTACTTTGTCTTCGAGTACAAATACTGTAGTTTTGGAGGAAGTTTTGGAAGAGGCACCAAAGTGGAAGGTGTTACGT GAGGTCCTTCAAGAGATAGAAGAGGAAAGACAAAAGCAAGCTACATCAAAGGAAGAAGTTCTGCATGAGGATAAAGAAAGTGACCATAGCATTGTCTTGGTGGTGTGCAAAGATGAACGCTCATGCATGCAGCTTGAAGATTTTATCATGAATGACTCACAAAAG GTCATGCGAGAAGAATGGGAAAAATATTTGTTGAGCAAAGTAGAGCTGCGTGCTGTGCAAATAtctaataagaaaaagaaactgaaagaGCCCAAAGGTTATGGAATTCTTGATGGAGCTGTTCCTGTTACACCTGCACAGAATGCAGAAGCTAGCAGTGTAAGCAATCAGGAGCATGATGCACTGTTGGCAGCAGCGTCTGAAATAAGGAATCGAGCTATAAGTGATGATGTTTCTGGTGATGATCCTTCTACTCTGGTTGGCAATAGCGGACACAGAGAAGGACGTGGAAAAGGAAAAGGCAGAAAAGGCCAAGCAAACGTTTGGCAGTCTAGAAATGGAGTGAATAAAAGTAACAAGAAAGCATCAACAGAAGACAAATCTGAAATATCTGGTTCAGAAAATGAAGGCCAAGCAGATAAAATTCAGTTAGGGGCCACAAATAGTAACTCCGAAGATACAGTCAAGAGTGCATTTGTCGACAAAG AGTCCACTGAGGTCCAAAAATTTGAGGCAAGCATACGGAGGGAGAATAGTGCTTTTGAATCATTGATCAGGCAGAAATCGTTGATGATGATCCCAGTTGATCAG GATGGACATTGCCTGGCAGTGAGTTCTTCAGTAGAGACACAGGCTACATCTTCCCAGAATGCAATAACTAGAAAGGCAGGTGGAAGAAAGGAGGCTGAAAAAGAAATGCAG GTCATTGTGGACATGAGGGAGTTCATGAGTAGCCTTCCTAATGTTCTTCACCAGAAGGGCATGCGCATTATACCTGTAACTTTGGAAGTTGGGGATTATATTCTGTCACCACTTATATGTGTGGAGAGGAAGAGTATCCAAGATCTATTTACAAGCTTTACCTCTGGCCGCCTTTATCACCAAGTGGAAACAATGGTGCGCTATTACAGAATACCTGTTCTTCTGATTGAATTTTCACAAGACAAAAGCTTTTCGTTTCAG TCTGCAAGTGATATTGGTGATGATGTGACACCACATAATATCATATCCAAGTTGTCACTGCTTGTTCTACATTTTCCTCGCTTGCGAGTAATTTGGTCTCGCAGTTTGCATGCAACTGCTGAAATATTTGCTTCACTAAAAGCAAATCAGGATGAACCTGAGGAGGCAAAAGCAATTAGAGTTGGTGTGCCCTCGGAAGAGGGTGTAGTGGAAAATGATGTGAG AGCTGAAAATTACAATACATCTGCTGTGGAGTTCCTAAGGCGACTCCCGGGTGTCACAGATGCTAACTACCGGTCTATAATGGATGGGTGTAAGAGTTTGGCAGAGCTGGCCCTTCTTCCGGTAGAGAAGCTTGGTGAACTAATGGGTGGCCAGAAAGCTGCTCAGACGCTCAGAGACTTTCTGGATGCCAAGTATCCAACCTTGCTATAG
- the LOC123211220 gene encoding DNA repair endonuclease UVH1 isoform X1, whose amino-acid sequence MVLGFHEHIITDLLEESSGGLVVLSSGLSLPKLISSLLLLHSPSQGTLLLLSSSSSLKSQILHFLSPHSPNHIPSEITADLSVSHRHSLYSSGQIFFITARIFIVDLLTQKLPTSHIAGIIILNAHTLSDSSTETFICRIVKSFNKKAYIRAFSDKPTAMVSGFSKTERIMKSLFIRKLHLWPRFQVNVSEELERDPPVVVDIRVPMTKYMVGIQKAVLEVMDACLKEMRKTNKVDVEDLTVENGLFKSFDEIVRRQLDPIWHTLGKKTRQLVSDLKTLRKLLEYLVRYDAVSFLKYLDTLRVSESFRSVWIFAESSYKIFDYAKKRVYRLMRSDSVKLEGQSTSMTRKKRKLKGAENNENEDAGTLSSSTNTVVLEEVLEEAPKWKVLREVLQEIEEERQKQATSKEEVLHEDKESDHSIVLVVCKDERSCMQLEDFIMNDSQKVMREEWEKYLLSKVELRAVQISNKKKKLKEPKGYGILDGAVPVTPAQNAEASSVSNQEHDALLAAASEIRNRAISDDVSGDDPSTLVGNSGHREGRGKGKGRKGQANVWQSRNGVNKSNKKASTEDKSEISGSENEGQADKIQLGATNSNSEDTVKSAFVDKGILRKHTQKIDGKQMKDSKQLPPVHFYALESDQPVLDVLKPSVVVVYHPDMSFVREIEVYKAENPSVNLKVYFLFYEESTEVQKFEASIRRENSAFESLIRQKSLMMIPVDQDGHCLAVSSSVETQATSSQNAITRKAGGRKEAEKEMQVIVDMREFMSSLPNVLHQKGMRIIPVTLEVGDYILSPLICVERKSIQDLFTSFTSGRLYHQVETMVRYYRIPVLLIEFSQDKSFSFQSASDIGDDVTPHNIISKLSLLVLHFPRLRVIWSRSLHATAEIFASLKANQDEPEEAKAIRVGVPSEEGVVENDVRAENYNTSAVEFLRRLPGVTDANYRSIMDGCKSLAELALLPVEKLGELMGGQKAAQTLRDFLDAKYPTLL is encoded by the exons ATGGTGCTTGGATTTCATGAGCACATAATTACAGACCTCCTGGAGGAGAGTAGCGGAGGTTTAGTGGTTCTCTCCTCCGGCCTTTCCCTCCCTAAACTCATCTCCTCTCTTCTCCTCCTCCATTCTCCTTCCCAAGGCACTCTCCTCCtcctttcttcctcttcttctctcaAGTCCCAAATTCTCCACTTCCTTTCTCCTCATTCACCCAACCATATCCCCTCCGAAATCACCGCCGATCTCTCCGTCTCCCACCGCCATTCCCTCTACTCCTCTGGCCAAATCTTCTTCATCACTGCCAGAATTTTCATCGTTGACCTTTTGACCCAAAAATTGCCCACTTCTCATATCGCCGGCATCATCATTCTCAACGCTCATACTCTCTCTGATTCCTCCACTGAAACTTTTATTTGTAGAATTGTCAAGTCCTTCAACAAGAAGGCTTATATTCGCGCCTTTTCTGATAAACCCACTGCTATGGTTTCCGGGTTTTCCAAGACTGAGAGGATAATGAAGAGTTTGTTTATCAGGAAGCTTCATTTGTGGCCCAGATTTCAAGTGAATGTGTCTGAGGAGCTGGAGAGAGACCCTCCGGTGGTGGTGGATATAAGGGTGCCCATGACTAAATATATGGTAGGAATACAGAAAGCTGTTCTGGAAGTGATGGATGCTTGTTTGAAGGAGATGAGGAAGACTAATAAGGTTGATGTGGAGGATCTGACGGTGGAGAATGGCTTGTTCAAATCGTTTGATGAAATTGTTAGGAGACAGTTGGATCCCATTTGGCATACATTGGGGAAGAAGACCAGGCAGTTGGTTTCTGATTTGAAGACTTTGAGGAAGTTGTTGGAATATCTTGTAAG GTACGATGCAGTGAGTTTTTTGAAGTATTTGGATACACTGAGGGTATCAGAGAGTTTCCGGTCTGTTTGGATATTTGCAGAGTCCAGCTATAAGATATTTGACTATGCAAAGAAGCGTGTTTACCGCTTAATGAGGTCAGATAGTGTAAAACTGGAAGGGCAAAGTACAAGCATGAcgaggaaaaagagaaaactgaAAGGAgctgaaaataatgaaaatgaag ATGCTGGTACTTTGTCTTCGAGTACAAATACTGTAGTTTTGGAGGAAGTTTTGGAAGAGGCACCAAAGTGGAAGGTGTTACGT GAGGTCCTTCAAGAGATAGAAGAGGAAAGACAAAAGCAAGCTACATCAAAGGAAGAAGTTCTGCATGAGGATAAAGAAAGTGACCATAGCATTGTCTTGGTGGTGTGCAAAGATGAACGCTCATGCATGCAGCTTGAAGATTTTATCATGAATGACTCACAAAAG GTCATGCGAGAAGAATGGGAAAAATATTTGTTGAGCAAAGTAGAGCTGCGTGCTGTGCAAATAtctaataagaaaaagaaactgaaagaGCCCAAAGGTTATGGAATTCTTGATGGAGCTGTTCCTGTTACACCTGCACAGAATGCAGAAGCTAGCAGTGTAAGCAATCAGGAGCATGATGCACTGTTGGCAGCAGCGTCTGAAATAAGGAATCGAGCTATAAGTGATGATGTTTCTGGTGATGATCCTTCTACTCTGGTTGGCAATAGCGGACACAGAGAAGGACGTGGAAAAGGAAAAGGCAGAAAAGGCCAAGCAAACGTTTGGCAGTCTAGAAATGGAGTGAATAAAAGTAACAAGAAAGCATCAACAGAAGACAAATCTGAAATATCTGGTTCAGAAAATGAAGGCCAAGCAGATAAAATTCAGTTAGGGGCCACAAATAGTAACTCCGAAGATACAGTCAAGAGTGCATTTGTCGACAAAGGTATTCTTCGCAAACATACGCAAAAGATTGATGGTAAACAAATGAAAGATTCTAAGCAACTTCCACCGGTGCACTTTTATGCACTAGAAAGTGATCAGCCTGTACTTGATGTTCTGAAACCCTCTGTAGTTGTTGTTTACCATCCAGACATGAGTTTTGTCAGAGAAATTGAAGTCTACAAAGCTGAGAATCCTTCAGTTAATTTGAAAGTTTACTTTCTTTTCTATGAAGAGTCCACTGAGGTCCAAAAATTTGAGGCAAGCATACGGAGGGAGAATAGTGCTTTTGAATCATTGATCAGGCAGAAATCGTTGATGATGATCCCAGTTGATCAG GATGGACATTGCCTGGCAGTGAGTTCTTCAGTAGAGACACAGGCTACATCTTCCCAGAATGCAATAACTAGAAAGGCAGGTGGAAGAAAGGAGGCTGAAAAAGAAATGCAG GTCATTGTGGACATGAGGGAGTTCATGAGTAGCCTTCCTAATGTTCTTCACCAGAAGGGCATGCGCATTATACCTGTAACTTTGGAAGTTGGGGATTATATTCTGTCACCACTTATATGTGTGGAGAGGAAGAGTATCCAAGATCTATTTACAAGCTTTACCTCTGGCCGCCTTTATCACCAAGTGGAAACAATGGTGCGCTATTACAGAATACCTGTTCTTCTGATTGAATTTTCACAAGACAAAAGCTTTTCGTTTCAG TCTGCAAGTGATATTGGTGATGATGTGACACCACATAATATCATATCCAAGTTGTCACTGCTTGTTCTACATTTTCCTCGCTTGCGAGTAATTTGGTCTCGCAGTTTGCATGCAACTGCTGAAATATTTGCTTCACTAAAAGCAAATCAGGATGAACCTGAGGAGGCAAAAGCAATTAGAGTTGGTGTGCCCTCGGAAGAGGGTGTAGTGGAAAATGATGTGAG AGCTGAAAATTACAATACATCTGCTGTGGAGTTCCTAAGGCGACTCCCGGGTGTCACAGATGCTAACTACCGGTCTATAATGGATGGGTGTAAGAGTTTGGCAGAGCTGGCCCTTCTTCCGGTAGAGAAGCTTGGTGAACTAATGGGTGGCCAGAAAGCTGCTCAGACGCTCAGAGACTTTCTGGATGCCAAGTATCCAACCTTGCTATAG
- the LOC123212152 gene encoding uncharacterized protein LOC123212152, which produces MSTPPTPTTTRRVPPPCWTHDETLALINAYSTRWFSLNRGNLRTSDWDAVSSDVSAANLATPKSSIQCRHKIEKLRKRYRSEKQRSLAVPGRFVSSWDLFPLLDSMNFASSSTAAFHNRDCDVFGQKIADGEGFRSKKVNEKKSMIKYGKIEGELNQSLGFNPDLGRGFKRNYGKMGFDDDEFGDGIGLKILGDGNMVNSQSRAKDYVETNGDLRFSVGYDHDFAVGFDVKMQHDRNFVPHKLKSYRKIDDYNMNGFPVETLGERILVPPSGFKLKNYSKIDGNFNINSHSDNEADYVAGNRSEFYAKTFHYRDFVSLGSRLKSCGSVDRNLNSNVNIDGENEYGSSLRMKFGKKNRSSGLKRGFDPFEELVSSITLLTERFLKMEKMKMDVARETQKLRMETERKQNQTMLESQQYILDAFVTGLSENKKKRKVKVKVEVV; this is translated from the coding sequence ATGTCAACTCCTCCCACACCCACCACCACTCGCCGGGTCCCGCCGCCCTGTTGGACCCACGATGAAACTTTAGCTCTCATCAACGCTTACTCTACTCGATGGTTTTCGCTCAACCGGGGCAACCTCCGTACCTCCGACTGGGACGCCGTCTCCTCTGACGTTTCCGCTGCTAATCTCGCGACTCCCAAGTCCTCCATTCAGTGCCGCCACAAGATCGAGAAGTTACGGAAACGATACCGTTCAGAGAAACAGCGCTCTCTCGCTGTGCCAGGTCGCTTCGTTTCTTCTTGGGATCTTTTTCCTTTGTTGGATTCTATGAATTTTGCCTCATCCTCAACCGCTGCCTTTCATAATCGAGATTGTGATGTTTTCGGTCAGAAGATTGCTGATGGCGAAGGGTTTCGCTCAAAAAAAGTGAATGAGAAGAAGTCTATGATTAAATATGGGAAGATTGAAGGTGAGTTGAATCAAAGTTTGGGTTTTAATCCTGATTTAGGACGTGGGTTTAAAAGGAATTATGGAAAAATgggttttgatgatgatgaatttggAGATGGAATTGGTCTAAAAATTTTAGGTGATGGTAATATGGTTAACTCACAGTCTAGGGCAAAGGATTACGTGGAGACAAATGGTGATTTGAGGTTCAGTGTTGGTTATGATCATGATTTTGCAGTTGGGTTTGATGTGAAAATGCAACATGATAGGAATTTTGTGCCTCATAAATTGAAAAGTTATAGGAAGATTGATGATTACAATATGAATGGGTTTCCTGTTGAAACCCTAGGTGAGAGGATTTTGGTGCCACCGTCAGggtttaagttaaaaaattatagcaaAATTGATggtaattttaacattaattccCATTCTGATAATGAGGCTGATTATGTGGCTGGTAATAGAAGCGAGTTTTATGCTAAAACCTTTCATTACAGGGATTTTGTATCCTTGGGGAGTAGGTTGAAGAGTTGTGGTAGTGTTGATAGGAATTTGAATTCCAATGTCAACATTGACGGTGAAAATGAGTATGGCTCTTCATTAAGAATGAAGTTTGGGAAGAAGAACAGAAGTAGTGGGCTTAAGAGAGGTTTTGATCCATTCGAGGAGTTGGTTTCGTCAATTACATTGTTGACAGAAAGGTTTTTGAAGatggagaagatgaagatggacGTGGCAAGGGAGACTCAGAAACTACGGATGGAGACAGAGAGGAAGCAAAACCAGACGATGCTTGAATCACAGCAATACATTTTGGATGCTTTTGTGACAGGGTTGTcggaaaacaagaagaagaggaaggtgAAGGTGAAGGTAGAGGTGGTGTGA